A window from Mycolicibacterium tokaiense encodes these proteins:
- a CDS encoding MlaE family ABC transporter permease yields MTVSSNGLTGYVRDQLRTPLELVGGFFRMCVLAGRALLRPFEWREFIDQSWFLMRVAFLPTVAVSIPLTVLIIFTLNILLAEFGAADVSGAGAALGAVTQLGPLVTVLVVAGAGSTAICADLGARTIREEIDALEVLGIDPIHRLVVPRVAASTFVAFLLNGAVITIGLVGGFIFGVYIQNVSAGAYVSTLTLVTGLPEVLISVVKALTFGLIAGLVGCYRGLTVAGGAKGVGTAVNETLVLCVVALFAVNVVLTTIGVRFGTGR; encoded by the coding sequence GTGACGGTGTCGTCAAACGGTCTCACCGGCTACGTGCGTGATCAGTTGCGCACGCCGCTGGAGCTGGTCGGCGGGTTCTTCCGGATGTGCGTGCTCGCAGGCAGGGCCCTGCTGAGACCGTTCGAATGGCGGGAGTTCATCGACCAGAGCTGGTTCCTGATGCGGGTGGCGTTCCTGCCCACCGTCGCCGTCTCGATCCCGCTCACGGTGCTGATCATCTTCACCCTCAACATCCTGTTGGCCGAGTTCGGCGCCGCCGACGTCTCGGGCGCCGGTGCCGCGCTCGGTGCGGTGACCCAGCTCGGCCCCCTGGTCACCGTGCTCGTGGTGGCCGGCGCGGGCTCCACGGCCATCTGCGCCGACCTCGGTGCCCGGACCATCCGTGAAGAGATCGACGCACTCGAGGTGCTCGGCATCGACCCGATCCACCGCCTCGTCGTCCCGCGTGTCGCCGCCTCGACGTTTGTCGCCTTCCTGCTCAATGGCGCCGTCATCACCATCGGGCTGGTGGGTGGCTTCATCTTCGGCGTCTACATCCAGAACGTCTCCGCCGGCGCCTACGTCTCGACGCTGACGCTGGTCACCGGTCTTCCCGAGGTGCTGATCTCCGTGGTCAAGGCACTGACCTTCGGCCTGATCGCCGGCCTGGTGGGCTGCTACCGGGGGCTGACGGTGGCCGGCGGCGCCAAGGGTGTCGGCACCGCGGTCAACGAGACGCTGGTGCTCTGCGTGGTGGCCCTGTTCGCCGTCAACGTGGTGCTCACCACCATCGGTGTCCGCTTCGGGACGGGGCGCTGA
- a CDS encoding MCE family protein: MTAPGQVTSPPNTQRTPPYKLAGAVLLVVVLVVATLVYIQFRGGFADNTKLTLVSSRAGLVMDPGSKVTYNGVEIGRVAKVAPLDSDGTTKAQLTLDVDPRYIDLIPANVNANIQATTVFGNKYVSFTSPDDPVAARITSADVIDVSNVTTEFNTLFETITSISEQVDPVKLNLTLSATAEALTGLGDKFGESLVRGNSILDDINPRMPQIRYDVQRLADLGEVYTSAAPDLFDALDNAVITARTLNERQGDLDAALLAAVGFGNTGADVFERGGPFLVRGAADLVTTSRTLDEYSPAIFCTIRNYATVAPKVAASLGGNGYSLNTNTTFLGAENPYVYPDNLPRVNAKGGPGGAPGCWQEITRELWPAPYLVMDTGASIAPYNHFELGQPILTEYVWGRQVGENTINP; this comes from the coding sequence ATGACCGCACCCGGGCAGGTCACCTCGCCACCCAACACCCAGCGCACGCCGCCTTACAAGCTGGCGGGCGCGGTGCTCCTGGTTGTCGTCCTGGTGGTGGCCACGCTGGTCTACATCCAGTTCCGCGGCGGCTTCGCCGACAACACCAAACTCACCCTGGTCTCCAGCCGCGCCGGCCTGGTGATGGACCCCGGTTCGAAGGTGACTTACAACGGGGTCGAGATCGGCCGGGTGGCGAAGGTGGCGCCGCTGGACTCCGACGGCACCACCAAAGCGCAGCTGACCCTCGACGTCGACCCGCGCTACATCGACCTGATACCGGCCAACGTCAACGCCAACATCCAGGCCACCACGGTGTTCGGCAACAAGTACGTCTCCTTCACCTCTCCGGATGACCCCGTCGCCGCGCGGATCACCTCCGCCGATGTCATCGACGTCTCCAATGTGACCACAGAGTTCAACACGTTGTTCGAGACCATCACCTCGATCTCCGAACAGGTGGACCCGGTCAAGCTGAACCTCACGCTGTCGGCCACCGCCGAGGCCCTGACCGGCCTTGGTGACAAGTTCGGCGAGTCGCTGGTCCGCGGCAACTCGATCCTCGACGACATCAACCCCCGTATGCCGCAGATCCGTTACGACGTGCAGAGATTGGCGGACTTGGGTGAGGTGTACACCTCTGCGGCCCCCGATCTCTTCGACGCCCTGGACAACGCGGTGATCACGGCCCGCACGCTCAACGAGCGCCAGGGTGACCTGGACGCCGCCCTGCTGGCGGCCGTGGGTTTCGGCAACACCGGGGCCGACGTGTTCGAACGCGGCGGGCCGTTCCTGGTGCGAGGCGCAGCAGACCTGGTGACCACCTCCAGGACCCTGGACGAATACAGCCCGGCAATCTTCTGCACCATCCGCAACTACGCCACCGTCGCGCCCAAAGTGGCTGCCTCCCTTGGTGGAAACGGCTATTCGCTGAACACGAACACCACGTTCCTGGGTGCCGAGAACCCGTATGTGTACCCGGACAACCTGCCGCGGGTGAACGCCAAGGGCGGCCCCGGCGGCGCACCCGGGTGCTGGCAGGAGATCACCCGTGAGCTGTGGCCCGCACCGTATCTGGTGATGGACACCGGTGCCTCGATCGCGCCGTACAACCACTTCGAACTGGGCCAGCCGATCCTCACCGAGTACGTCTGGGGTCGCCAAGTCGGGGAGAACACGATCAACCCATGA
- a CDS encoding MCE family protein: MRSIEGSNRIRSGVLGILILVLIIGVGQSFSSVPMLFAQPTYYGLFTDSGGLNTGDKVRIAGTDVGTVESLAIDGDHVRMGFTLGGNQIGTDSRLAIRTDTILGKKVLEIEPRGSQTLRASGELPIGQSTTPYQIYDAFFDVTKAAGGWDIQTVKQSLNVLSETIDQTYPHLSAALDGVARFSDVIGKRDEQFKQLLANANKVAGVLGDRSEQINQLLLNSRTLLAAINERSQAVNYLLENVSQVSRQFEGFINDNPNLNRVLEQLQTVSGILERHKFDLAESLSTLSKFTASLAEAIGSGPYFKVIIINLLPGQVVQPFIDAAFKKRGIDPEQFWRNAGLPAFQFPDPNGQRQPNGAPPPAPQVLEGTPDFPGPAVPKGSPCSYTPPADGIPSPENPLPCADLTVGPFGDNPYGTNYGPPVGVQTSAPNPDAPPPAPGVPAGNEPGGLVPTVPGVPAPPLAPGPPGARTVPVGPLPGPGPAPVPVPPVGPGPAPVPGPGQQLSPNSVAPLPGNPPFIIPSTTPDAVGNR; this comes from the coding sequence GTGAGATCGATCGAAGGATCCAACCGGATCCGCAGCGGCGTCCTGGGCATCCTGATCCTGGTGCTCATCATCGGTGTGGGACAGAGCTTCTCGAGCGTGCCGATGCTGTTCGCCCAGCCCACGTACTACGGACTGTTCACCGATTCCGGGGGCCTGAACACCGGGGACAAGGTGCGCATCGCGGGCACCGACGTGGGCACGGTGGAGAGCCTGGCCATCGACGGCGATCATGTCCGGATGGGTTTCACCCTGGGCGGCAACCAGATCGGCACCGACTCGCGGCTGGCCATCCGCACCGACACCATCCTGGGCAAGAAGGTGCTGGAGATCGAGCCGCGCGGCAGCCAGACGCTGCGGGCCTCCGGTGAGCTGCCGATCGGGCAGAGCACCACGCCGTACCAGATTTACGACGCGTTCTTCGACGTCACCAAAGCTGCCGGGGGCTGGGACATCCAGACGGTCAAGCAGTCGCTGAATGTGCTCAGCGAGACCATCGACCAGACGTACCCACACCTGAGCGCCGCGCTGGACGGGGTGGCCAGGTTCTCCGACGTGATCGGCAAGCGCGACGAGCAGTTCAAGCAACTGCTGGCCAACGCCAACAAAGTGGCCGGCGTGCTCGGGGATCGCAGCGAGCAGATCAACCAGCTGCTGCTGAACTCCCGGACGCTGCTGGCCGCCATCAACGAGCGCAGCCAGGCGGTGAACTATCTGCTGGAGAACGTGTCACAGGTCTCGCGCCAGTTCGAGGGGTTCATCAACGACAACCCGAACCTGAACAGGGTGCTGGAACAGCTGCAGACGGTCTCCGGCATCCTCGAGCGCCACAAGTTCGACCTCGCCGAATCACTGTCCACCCTGAGCAAGTTCACCGCGTCGCTGGCCGAGGCCATCGGCTCGGGGCCGTACTTCAAGGTGATCATCATCAACCTGCTGCCCGGCCAAGTGGTCCAGCCCTTCATCGACGCCGCGTTCAAGAAACGCGGGATCGATCCCGAGCAGTTCTGGCGCAATGCCGGGCTGCCCGCCTTCCAGTTCCCGGATCCGAACGGACAGCGTCAGCCCAACGGCGCGCCGCCGCCGGCCCCGCAGGTGCTCGAAGGCACCCCGGACTTCCCTGGCCCGGCGGTGCCCAAGGGGTCACCGTGCTCGTACACCCCACCCGCGGACGGGATTCCGTCGCCGGAGAACCCACTGCCGTGCGCGGACCTGACCGTCGGCCCGTTCGGAGACAACCCGTACGGCACGAACTACGGTCCGCCGGTGGGCGTCCAGACCTCAGCGCCCAACCCCGACGCCCCGCCCCCGGCACCGGGTGTGCCCGCGGGCAACGAGCCCGGTGGCCTCGTGCCGACGGTGCCGGGGGTTCCTGCCCCGCCGTTGGCGCCCGGCCCGCCCGGAGCGCGCACGGTCCCGGTCGGCCCGCTGCCGGGACCCGGCCCCGCGCCCGTACCGGTACCTCCGGTGGGACCCGGCCCCGCCCCGGTACCCGGTCCGGGACAGCAACTCTCGCCCAACTCGGTGGCGCCGCTACCCGGGAACCCGCCGTTCATCATCCCGTCCACCACACCTGACGCCGTAGGGAACCGGTAG
- the fadD5 gene encoding fatty-acid--CoA ligase FadD5, which produces MTAQLTGQAITETPATQPYLARRQNWVTQLSRHALMQPQSTALRYQGHTTTWAELDRRVGALAAALARRGVRAGDRVMILMLNRTEFVESFLAANYLGAIAVPVNFRLTPPELAFLVSDCDARVVVTEPMLAPVAAGVRELAPTLETVIVAGAPTADGQLGYEDLLAEAGDPAPPADVPGDSPALIMYTSGTTGRPKGAVLTHTNLTGQTMTMLYTNGADINTDVGFIGVPLFHIAGIANMLVGLTLGRPTVINPLGAFDPHQLLDLLQTEGVTGIFLVPAQWQAVCAAQKVTPRDLALRVISWGAAPASDTLLREMADTFPAAKILAAFGQTEMSPVTCMLLGEDAIRKLGSVGKVIPTVSARVVDEDMNDVPVGEVGEIVYRAPTLMAGYWNNPEATAEAFAGGWFHSGDLVRMDADGYVWVVDRKKDMIISGGENIYCAEVENVLAAHPAIAEVAVIGRSHEKWGEVPVAVIAVTPDTPGLQLADLEDFLNERLARYKHPRGLEVVDALPRNPAGKVLKTELRSRFSVDSGPETA; this is translated from the coding sequence TTGACCGCACAGTTGACCGGCCAGGCGATCACCGAAACACCTGCCACCCAGCCCTACCTCGCTCGCCGCCAGAACTGGGTCACCCAGCTCAGCCGCCATGCCCTCATGCAGCCGCAGAGCACCGCCCTGCGCTATCAGGGACACACCACCACCTGGGCCGAGCTGGACCGCCGAGTCGGTGCGCTGGCCGCAGCGCTGGCGCGCCGCGGGGTGCGGGCCGGCGACCGCGTGATGATCCTGATGCTCAACCGCACGGAATTCGTCGAGTCCTTCCTGGCGGCCAACTACCTGGGCGCGATCGCGGTCCCGGTGAACTTCCGGCTGACCCCGCCCGAGCTCGCCTTCCTGGTCTCCGACTGCGACGCCCGGGTGGTTGTGACCGAACCCATGCTGGCCCCGGTGGCCGCGGGGGTGCGGGAGCTGGCGCCGACGCTGGAGACCGTGATCGTGGCCGGTGCTCCCACCGCCGATGGCCAGCTGGGCTACGAGGACCTGCTGGCCGAGGCCGGAGACCCGGCGCCGCCCGCCGACGTACCGGGCGACAGCCCCGCCCTGATCATGTACACCTCGGGAACCACCGGCAGGCCCAAGGGTGCGGTGTTGACGCACACCAACCTGACCGGTCAGACGATGACGATGCTGTACACCAACGGCGCCGACATCAACACCGATGTCGGCTTCATCGGCGTCCCGCTGTTCCACATCGCCGGGATCGCCAACATGCTCGTCGGGCTCACCCTCGGTCGTCCCACCGTGATCAACCCGCTCGGGGCCTTCGACCCGCACCAATTACTGGATCTGCTGCAGACAGAGGGCGTCACCGGCATCTTCCTGGTGCCCGCGCAGTGGCAGGCGGTGTGCGCCGCCCAGAAGGTTACCCCGCGCGATCTCGCGCTGCGGGTGATCTCCTGGGGAGCCGCACCCGCATCGGACACCCTGCTGCGCGAGATGGCCGACACCTTCCCCGCCGCCAAGATCCTGGCCGCCTTCGGGCAGACCGAGATGTCGCCGGTGACGTGCATGTTGTTGGGGGAGGACGCCATTCGCAAGCTGGGCTCGGTGGGCAAGGTGATTCCCACGGTGTCCGCACGGGTGGTCGACGAGGACATGAACGACGTGCCGGTGGGTGAGGTGGGCGAAATCGTCTATCGCGCACCGACTCTGATGGCGGGGTACTGGAACAACCCGGAAGCCACCGCCGAGGCGTTTGCCGGCGGGTGGTTCCACTCCGGGGACCTGGTGCGCATGGATGCCGACGGCTACGTCTGGGTGGTCGACCGCAAGAAGGACATGATCATCTCCGGCGGCGAGAACATCTACTGCGCTGAGGTGGAGAACGTGCTGGCCGCGCACCCGGCCATCGCCGAGGTGGCAGTGATCGGCCGCAGCCACGAGAAGTGGGGCGAGGTGCCGGTGGCCGTCATAGCTGTCACACCGGATACCCCCGGTCTGCAGTTGGCCGATCTGGAGGACTTTCTCAACGAGCGGTTGGCCAGGTACAAGCACCCGCGCGGGCTCGAGGTCGTCGACGCATTGCCGCGCAACCCGGCTGGCAAAGTTCTGAAAACCGAATTGCGCAGCCGCTTCAGTGTAGATTCTGGCCCCGAAACCGCCTGA
- a CDS encoding MlaE family ABC transporter permease, translating to MSTTQVLRARFPRLYGNAGRAAGSPGRFLDSIGHVAWFVVTAVGSIGHALRFYRREVLRLIAEIGMGTGAMAVIGGTVAIVGFVTLSGGSLIAIQGFASLGNIGVEAFTGFFAALVNVRIAAPVVAGQALAATVGAGATAELGAMRISEEIDALEVMGIKSISYLVSTRILAGFVVIIPLYAMAIIMSFLSAQITTTFFYGQSIGTYEHYFRTFLRPDDVMWSFVQAIIISVIVMLNHCYYGYNAGGGPVGVGEAVGRSMRASLVLIVVVVLLASLALYGVDPNFNLTV from the coding sequence ATGTCCACGACACAGGTTCTGCGCGCCCGGTTCCCCCGGCTCTACGGCAACGCCGGGCGCGCCGCCGGATCACCCGGCCGGTTCCTGGATTCCATCGGCCACGTCGCCTGGTTCGTGGTCACCGCCGTCGGATCGATCGGGCACGCGCTGCGGTTCTACCGCCGCGAGGTGTTGCGTCTGATCGCCGAGATCGGCATGGGTACCGGGGCCATGGCCGTGATCGGCGGCACCGTCGCGATCGTCGGGTTCGTCACGCTCTCCGGCGGATCCCTGATCGCCATCCAGGGTTTCGCCTCGCTCGGCAACATCGGGGTGGAGGCCTTCACCGGCTTCTTCGCCGCCCTGGTGAACGTGCGCATCGCTGCGCCCGTGGTGGCCGGTCAGGCCCTGGCCGCCACCGTCGGCGCGGGTGCCACCGCCGAGCTTGGCGCCATGCGCATCAGCGAGGAGATCGACGCCCTGGAAGTCATGGGCATCAAATCGATCTCGTATCTGGTGTCCACCCGCATCCTGGCCGGCTTCGTGGTGATCATCCCGCTGTACGCGATGGCGATCATCATGAGCTTCCTGTCCGCCCAGATCACCACGACGTTCTTCTACGGACAGTCGATCGGCACCTACGAGCACTACTTCCGGACCTTCCTGCGGCCCGACGACGTGATGTGGTCCTTCGTCCAGGCCATCATCATCTCGGTGATCGTGATGCTCAACCACTGCTACTACGGGTACAACGCCGGTGGTGGTCCCGTGGGTGTCGGTGAGGCCGTTGGTCGTTCGATGCGCGCATCGCTGGTCCTGATCGTCGTCGTCGTCCTGCTCGCATCGTTGGCGCTCTACGGCGTCGACCCCAACTTCAACCTGACGGTGTAG
- a CDS encoding virulence factor Mce family protein, with protein sequence MRTTGTAIKLGAFSLVLLMFTAVIIIVFGQIRFDRTSGYSAEFSNASGLRAGQFVRASGVEVGKVSKVQLIDGGQRVRVDFDVDRTLPLYQSTTAQIRYQDLIGNRYLELQRGQGEGADRVLPPGGFIPLARTTPALDLDALIGGFKPLFRALDPDKVNNIAQSIITVFQGQGGTINDILDQTAQLTNALADRDQAIGEVITNLNTVLDTTVKHQKEFDQTVNDFEVLITGLKNRADPLGQSVADISNAAGTLGDLLADNRPVLKDTIGHLETIQQPLIDEQAQVEDTLSKVPNALKIIGRAGGVYGDFFNFYLCDLNLKLNGLQPGGPVRTVKVFTQPTGRCTPQ encoded by the coding sequence ATGAGAACCACCGGAACCGCGATCAAACTCGGCGCCTTCTCTCTGGTGCTGCTGATGTTCACCGCCGTCATCATCATCGTCTTCGGGCAGATCCGCTTCGACCGGACCTCCGGATACTCCGCAGAGTTCTCCAATGCCAGCGGTCTTCGCGCCGGGCAGTTCGTCCGCGCCTCGGGTGTCGAGGTGGGCAAGGTGTCGAAGGTGCAGTTGATCGACGGCGGCCAGCGCGTGCGGGTCGACTTCGACGTGGACCGCACGCTGCCGCTGTACCAGTCCACCACCGCCCAGATCCGCTATCAGGACCTGATCGGCAACCGCTACCTCGAACTGCAACGCGGCCAGGGGGAGGGCGCGGACCGGGTGCTGCCTCCGGGTGGGTTCATCCCGTTGGCCCGCACCACTCCCGCGCTGGATCTCGATGCGCTGATCGGCGGCTTCAAGCCGCTGTTCCGCGCGCTGGACCCCGACAAGGTGAACAACATCGCCCAGTCCATCATCACCGTGTTCCAGGGTCAGGGCGGCACCATCAACGACATCCTGGACCAGACCGCACAACTGACCAACGCGCTGGCCGACCGCGACCAGGCCATCGGTGAGGTGATCACCAACCTCAACACCGTCCTGGACACCACCGTCAAGCACCAGAAGGAGTTCGACCAGACGGTCAACGACTTCGAAGTGCTGATCACCGGCCTGAAGAACCGCGCCGACCCACTGGGCCAGTCGGTGGCCGACATCAGCAATGCCGCAGGCACACTGGGTGATCTGCTGGCCGACAACCGGCCGGTGCTCAAAGACACCATCGGGCACCTCGAGACCATCCAGCAGCCGCTGATCGACGAGCAGGCCCAGGTGGAGGACACGCTGTCCAAGGTGCCCAACGCACTGAAGATCATCGGCCGCGCCGGTGGTGTCTACGGTGACTTCTTCAACTTCTATCTGTGCGACCTGAACCTCAAACTGAACGGTCTGCAGCCCGGCGGCCCGGTCCGCACGGTCAAGGTGTTCACCCAGCCGACGGGTAGGTGCACCCCACAGTGA